From a region of the Anaeromyxobacter sp. genome:
- a CDS encoding PAS domain S-box protein — protein sequence MNVTPGLRLAAWLLLVTAPALAHPLEAGAADQPLGPQAGFLLDPGGALGVDQVLAQVRSGALARFDEPIRSFGPTSAALWLHVEVVGGAGGADLALTWDRPLVDELDVWVVRAFATEHLRGGLAVPSSERTILHQGPYHLAPFRLAPGERADLLVRARSSRILLAEAHLRSASTVQRRDMWLGGYLGFIGGIVALVVFLAAWSWWSLRDRWSLRLTAVLATFAGYLGSETGLLATLWPDQPRLWAAAPSVAALGCAVFGLAYSRAFVAADARVPRLDRLVVWVQRLGAAAMLVPLIHPATGAVVAILAVAVTFSFMMLLGVLVVRTGNRPARFFLASASIMSGFGLFYLLALLGLGPATGLTLGGFQVAMWVGGVVLLLSHFDRVDVERGVAQARLEAQVAERTTSLREAEERFRLAFTTSPDSINFTLLADGTYVAVNQGFTRMTGWTEADVIGRSAVDLGIWVDPAERAVLVAGLQAAGRVENQECRFRCKDGRQLVSLLSAQVLPVGGVPHILSVTRDVTAWKQAEADRDRLADELRQAQKLEAIGRLAGGVAHDFNNLLTAVSTNASLSLLDLPPDDRCRDAFQEILEASGRATALTRQLLAFSRRQVIAPRPTDLVGLVQGLAGMLRRLLGEDVTLEVAPAGPAPAVLADPGQVEQVLVNLAINARDALPRGGRIVVSTEQVEVAGGGEGRPAGRYGAVLVRDDGPGIDPEVLPHIFEPFFTTKHGKGTGLGLATVYGIATQHGGFVEVDSASGRGATFRVAFPLAAAPAEPLAITTASQGALPGGRETILLAEDEPAVRHVARALLERLGYRVLAAADGLEAEVLAVGCGGAFDLLLSDVVMPGLDGRALAERLRTRWPGLPVVLMSGYTQDVLERGGGPVEGFLLVDKPFEPWRLAEVLRRALDKPRPRPGQ from the coding sequence ATGAACGTGACGCCAGGTCTCCGCCTCGCCGCCTGGCTCCTCCTCGTCACCGCCCCCGCGCTGGCGCACCCGCTCGAGGCCGGCGCGGCGGACCAGCCGCTCGGTCCCCAGGCCGGCTTCCTGCTCGATCCCGGCGGCGCGCTCGGCGTGGACCAGGTGCTGGCCCAGGTCCGGTCCGGCGCGCTGGCCCGCTTCGACGAACCCATCCGCAGCTTCGGCCCCACCTCGGCAGCGCTCTGGCTGCACGTCGAGGTGGTCGGCGGCGCCGGCGGCGCAGACCTGGCGCTCACCTGGGATCGCCCGCTCGTCGACGAGCTGGACGTCTGGGTGGTCCGGGCCTTTGCCACCGAGCACCTGCGCGGGGGCCTGGCCGTCCCGTCGTCGGAGCGGACCATCCTGCACCAGGGCCCCTACCACCTGGCCCCCTTCCGGCTGGCCCCCGGGGAGCGCGCCGACCTGCTGGTGCGGGCCAGGTCCAGCCGCATCCTGCTGGCCGAGGCCCACCTGCGCTCCGCCAGCACCGTGCAGCGGCGCGACATGTGGCTGGGCGGCTACCTGGGCTTCATCGGCGGCATCGTGGCGCTGGTGGTCTTCCTGGCGGCCTGGAGCTGGTGGTCGCTGCGCGACCGCTGGAGCCTGCGGCTCACCGCCGTGCTGGCCACCTTCGCCGGGTACCTGGGCTCGGAGACCGGCCTGCTGGCCACCCTCTGGCCGGACCAGCCGCGCCTGTGGGCCGCGGCGCCCAGCGTCGCCGCGCTGGGCTGCGCCGTCTTCGGCCTGGCTTACTCCCGCGCCTTCGTGGCGGCCGACGCGCGGGTGCCGCGGCTCGACCGCCTGGTGGTCTGGGTCCAGCGGCTGGGCGCGGCGGCCATGCTGGTTCCGCTGATCCACCCGGCCACCGGGGCGGTGGTGGCCATCCTGGCGGTGGCCGTCACCTTCTCGTTCATGATGCTGCTGGGCGTGCTGGTGGTGCGCACCGGGAACCGGCCGGCGCGCTTCTTCCTGGCCTCGGCCTCCATCATGTCTGGGTTCGGCCTCTTCTACCTGCTGGCGCTGCTCGGCCTCGGCCCGGCCACCGGCCTGACGCTGGGCGGCTTCCAGGTGGCCATGTGGGTCGGCGGGGTGGTGCTGCTCCTGAGCCACTTCGACCGGGTGGACGTGGAGCGCGGCGTGGCCCAGGCCCGCCTGGAGGCCCAGGTGGCGGAGCGGACCACCAGCCTGCGCGAGGCCGAGGAGCGGTTCCGCCTGGCCTTCACCACCAGCCCCGACTCGATCAACTTCACCCTGCTGGCCGACGGCACCTACGTGGCCGTCAACCAGGGCTTCACCCGCATGACCGGCTGGACCGAGGCGGACGTCATCGGCCGCTCGGCCGTGGACCTCGGCATCTGGGTGGACCCGGCCGAGCGGGCGGTGCTGGTGGCGGGGCTGCAGGCGGCTGGCCGCGTCGAGAACCAGGAGTGCCGCTTCCGCTGCAAGGACGGGCGCCAGCTGGTCAGCCTCCTGTCGGCCCAGGTGCTCCCGGTGGGCGGCGTGCCGCACATCCTCTCGGTGACCCGCGACGTGACGGCCTGGAAGCAGGCCGAGGCCGACCGCGACCGGCTGGCGGACGAGCTGCGCCAGGCGCAGAAGCTGGAGGCCATCGGGCGGCTGGCCGGCGGCGTGGCCCACGACTTCAACAACCTGCTCACGGCGGTGAGCACCAATGCCTCGCTGTCGCTGCTGGACCTGCCGCCGGACGACCGCTGCCGCGACGCCTTCCAGGAGATCCTGGAGGCCTCGGGCCGGGCCACCGCCCTGACCCGCCAGCTCCTGGCCTTCAGCCGGCGCCAGGTGATCGCGCCGCGCCCCACCGACCTGGTCGGGCTGGTGCAGGGGCTGGCCGGCATGCTGCGGCGCCTGCTGGGCGAGGACGTGACCCTGGAGGTGGCGCCGGCCGGCCCGGCGCCGGCGGTGCTGGCCGACCCGGGCCAGGTGGAGCAGGTGCTGGTGAACCTGGCGATCAACGCCCGCGACGCGCTGCCCCGCGGCGGACGCATCGTGGTCTCCACCGAGCAGGTGGAGGTGGCGGGCGGCGGCGAGGGGCGGCCGGCCGGCCGCTACGGCGCCGTGCTGGTGCGGGACGACGGCCCCGGCATCGACCCCGAGGTGCTGCCCCACATCTTCGAGCCGTTCTTCACGACCAAGCACGGCAAGGGCACCGGCCTCGGCCTGGCCACGGTCTATGGCATCGCCACGCAGCACGGCGGGTTCGTGGAGGTGGACTCGGCCTCCGGCCGCGGCGCCACCTTCCGGGTGGCGTTCCCGCTGGCGGCGGCGCCGGCAGAGCCGCTGGCCATCACCACGGCCAGCCAGGGCGCCCTGCCCGGCGGACGGGAGACCATCCTGCTGGCCGAGGACGAGCCCGCCGTGCGCCACGTGGCGCGGGCGCTGCTGGAGCGGCTGGGCTACCGGGTGCTGGCCGCGGCCGACGGGCTGGAGGCCGAGGTGCTGGCGGTGGGGTGCGGCGGGGCCTTCGACCTCCTGCTCAGCGACGTGGTCATGCCCGGCCTCGACGGGCGCGCCCTGGCGGAGCGGCTGCGGACGCGCTGGCCGGGCCTGCCGGTGGTGCTCATGTCGGGCTACACCCAGGACGTGCTGGAGCGGGGCGGCGGCCCGGTGGAGGGCTTCCTGCTCGTGGACAAGCCCTTCGAGCCCTGGCGCCTGGCCGAGGTGCTGCGCCGGGCGCTGGACAAGCCCCGCCCCCGGCCCGGCCAGTGA
- a CDS encoding OmpA family protein, producing MSRRHLAALGLLLLAGAARGQAPAPFALQTYQPPPPGDAFLTVAGTDVPGHKVPSAALVFSWATEPLVLRVDGAVPPGGRIVHRQFWAFLQGAVGLGDRFLLDASLPVALYQSGSRPLGELPQVASTALGDLRLGLRTPLPPLAFIDAAAFAGLWLPTGSKDAFASDGAARVQVGVSASGNLGAIGYGGELGLLWRDAQDLAVTRTGSAVTWAVAAAWKQGPWRIGPEAFGRWQWDGTVTSPAELLVGGHWTHGAFDTSLGLGTQLDRAPGTAPVRVLARVSWRQPPPPPPAPPPAPPPPPPPAPEPEPEPTPPPPAPEPVPVPPPPPDRDGDGIADPLDACPDQPGPASEDPARHGCPPPPPPPPPPPPPPVPAPAPLVKLTAEKIEILQSIQFETGKDVIRPEGENVLRQVAEVLITHPELLKLRIEGHTDSKGAQELNVVLSRKRALAVERWLGEHGVEAGRLTAEGYGPHRPIDTNATPAGRSRNRRVEFRILEQR from the coding sequence GTGAGCCGCCGCCACCTGGCGGCGCTGGGGCTGCTCCTGCTGGCCGGCGCCGCCCGGGGCCAGGCGCCCGCCCCCTTCGCCCTGCAGACCTACCAGCCGCCCCCGCCGGGCGACGCCTTCCTCACGGTGGCCGGCACCGACGTACCCGGGCACAAGGTCCCCTCGGCCGCGCTGGTCTTCTCCTGGGCCACCGAGCCGCTGGTGCTGCGGGTGGACGGGGCCGTCCCGCCCGGCGGCCGCATCGTGCACCGGCAGTTCTGGGCCTTCCTGCAGGGCGCCGTCGGGCTGGGCGACCGCTTCCTGCTGGACGCCTCGCTGCCGGTGGCCCTCTACCAGAGCGGCTCCAGGCCCCTCGGCGAGCTGCCACAGGTGGCCAGCACCGCCCTCGGCGACCTGCGCCTCGGCCTGCGCACCCCGCTGCCCCCGCTCGCCTTCATCGACGCCGCCGCCTTCGCGGGCCTGTGGCTGCCCACCGGCTCGAAGGACGCCTTCGCCTCCGACGGCGCCGCCCGGGTCCAGGTCGGCGTGTCGGCCAGCGGGAACCTCGGCGCCATCGGGTACGGCGGCGAGCTCGGCCTGCTGTGGCGCGACGCCCAGGACCTGGCCGTGACCCGCACCGGCAGCGCCGTCACCTGGGCGGTGGCCGCCGCCTGGAAGCAGGGGCCCTGGCGCATCGGCCCCGAGGCCTTCGGCCGCTGGCAGTGGGACGGCACCGTCACCTCGCCGGCCGAGCTGCTGGTGGGCGGGCACTGGACCCACGGCGCCTTCGACACCTCGCTGGGGCTCGGCACGCAGCTCGACCGCGCCCCCGGCACAGCGCCGGTCCGGGTGCTGGCGCGCGTCAGCTGGCGCCAGCCACCGCCGCCGCCCCCGGCCCCACCGCCGGCCCCGCCGCCGCCGCCTCCGCCCGCCCCGGAGCCCGAGCCCGAGCCGACCCCGCCGCCGCCCGCGCCGGAGCCGGTGCCCGTGCCCCCGCCGCCGCCCGATCGCGACGGCGACGGCATCGCCGACCCGCTCGACGCCTGCCCAGACCAGCCCGGCCCGGCCTCCGAGGACCCGGCACGCCACGGCTGCCCGCCTCCGCCTCCTCCGCCTCCTCCGCCGCCGCCCCCGCCGGTCCCGGCGCCGGCGCCGCTGGTGAAGCTCACCGCCGAGAAGATCGAGATCCTCCAGTCCATCCAGTTCGAGACCGGCAAGGACGTCATCCGCCCGGAGGGCGAGAACGTCCTGCGCCAGGTGGCGGAGGTGCTCATCACCCACCCGGAGCTCCTCAAGCTCCGCATCGAGGGGCACACCGACTCGAAGGGCGCCCAGGAGCTCAACGTGGTGCTCTCCCGCAAGCGGGCCCTGGCGGTGGAGCGCTGGCTGGGGGAGCACGGCGTCGAGGCCGGGCGGCTCACCGCCGAAGGGTACGGCCCGCACAGGCCCATCGACACCAACGCCACGCCGGCCGGCCGGTCGCGCAACCGGCGCGTCGAGTTCCGCATCCTGGAGCAGCGCTGA